AGTTGATTATACCGAAAGCAAGAGTTCGGTGTTCTTTAAAAGTATTAAGGAGTTTGTCCTTGCGGATGATGTTAAAATAGATGGCAGGGTTATACTTGATGATAATGTAGGAGCAAGGTTCGTTTCTAAACTTAATACCGCGTTGTTGTCGGAATGCAGCCGTTGTCTTAATAAATACAATGAATTTATTGAGACACGTATAGACGTGGAGCTTGATTACCGAGAGCTTGAAAAAAACGGGGTTGATATCCAACAGGAAATATTGAGTACAGTATTGTTAGTTATGCCGATGAAACCGTTGTGCAAACCCTCCTGCAGGGGGTTGTGTATATCGTGCGGATGTAATCTTAATACGGAACGGTGTAAGTGTTCAGAGAAAATAAAGGTGGATACTAGGCTGGAGAAGTTATCGGAATTATTGAAGAAAATGGAGAAACAAAATGGCAAATCCTAAAAAGCGTCACACTTCGGCTAAGCGTGACAGAAGAAGGTCACAGTGGAAAATTGTAGTGCAGTCAGGGAGTAAATGCCCGAAATGTAATGCGCCGAAGATGCCGCATTGCGTATGTCCTTCATGCGGGTTTTACAAAGAGGAATTGGTTGTTCCAAAGAAGGAAAAGAAAAAAAATGAAGATAGTAAGGAACAGCAGCAACATCCTCCGGAAGCAGAAAAGTAAAGAATAATAAAAGAAAGTTAGAGTAGTTCAACATGAAAATCGCAGTTGATGCAATGGGCGGTGATCATGCGCCTCAAGCGATTGTAAAAGGTGTTGTACAGGCTGCAGAGAAGTTCGGGCAGCATACATTTATCCTTGTTGGCGATGAAACTAAGGTTGAGGCTGAGCTCAATGCAAACGGGTATAACGGTAATAAAATAGAAGTACGGAATGCTACACAGGTTATCGGGATGGATGAACACCCGGGACGTGCGTGCAGGCAAAAACGTGACTCGTCTATTATGGTTGCTACAAAACTTGTTGCGGAAGGTGTCGCACAGGCGGTTGTTTCAGCGGGAAGTTCCGGTGCGCAGTTAGCTTCAGCGTTAATATACCTGCATCGTTTACCCGGAATAAGCAGGCCGGCAATTATTTCTCCGATGCCTACTAAAGAAGGCGGGTTTAGTATAGTCCTTGACGTAGGAGCTAATGTTGATTGCAAACCTAAGTATTTACTTGAGTTCGCGATTATGGGTTCTATGTACCTGAAATGCGTTTATAATCGTGAATCACCGAAAGTTGGGTTGTTGTCAATCGGTGAAGAAGATGCTAAGGGTAATGAGTTGACCTTGGCGACATTTGAGTTATTAAAAAACTCGAAGTTGAATTTTGTTGGTAATATCGAAGGGTACGATATTCTTAAGGGGAAGGCTGATATTATTGTATGCGATGGTTTTGTTGGTAATGTGGTGCTGAAGCTTTCGGAAGGGTTAGCTGAGTTTTTGTTTAGTTTTATTAAATCAAAAATTGTTGAACATCCTATCCGTGCAGCATTCGCGGCATTGACACTCAACAAGGTTTTTAAGGATATTAAAAAACTTATTGATTTTGATGAATACGGCGGTATGCCGTTGCTGGGAATTAACGGTACTTCTATTGTTTGTCACGGGAAAAGTACGCCGAAAGCGATTGTTAATGCTATTAACGTTGCTGCTGAGTTTACATCAAAAGGTGTAAATGAGCAGATAGTAAAACTTGTACAGCAAGTAG
The sequence above is a segment of the Elusimicrobiota bacterium genome. Coding sequences within it:
- a CDS encoding DUF177 domain-containing protein; translation: MFKIDINLLKEQKWVEVDYTESKSSVFFKSIKEFVLADDVKIDGRVILDDNVGARFVSKLNTALLSECSRCLNKYNEFIETRIDVELDYRELEKNGVDIQQEILSTVLLVMPMKPLCKPSCRGLCISCGCNLNTERCKCSEKIKVDTRLEKLSELLKKMEKQNGKS
- the rpmF gene encoding 50S ribosomal protein L32; amino-acid sequence: MANPKKRHTSAKRDRRRSQWKIVVQSGSKCPKCNAPKMPHCVCPSCGFYKEELVVPKKEKKKNEDSKEQQQHPPEAEK
- the plsX gene encoding phosphate acyltransferase PlsX → MKIAVDAMGGDHAPQAIVKGVVQAAEKFGQHTFILVGDETKVEAELNANGYNGNKIEVRNATQVIGMDEHPGRACRQKRDSSIMVATKLVAEGVAQAVVSAGSSGAQLASALIYLHRLPGISRPAIISPMPTKEGGFSIVLDVGANVDCKPKYLLEFAIMGSMYLKCVYNRESPKVGLLSIGEEDAKGNELTLATFELLKNSKLNFVGNIEGYDILKGKADIIVCDGFVGNVVLKLSEGLAEFLFSFIKSKIVEHPIRAAFAALTLNKVFKDIKKLIDFDEYGGMPLLGINGTSIVCHGKSTPKAIVNAINVAAEFTSKGVNEQIVKLVQQVETKEMQKQQETDEEYEK